The following is a genomic window from Candidatus Poribacteria bacterium.
ATAGCCCACGAGATGGGCGTCAGCTTCAAGCCCACAATAGGCCCGGCCCTGGAAAGGCTGGATCTATCGGCCATTCTGACCAACCTGCAGGATGGTGATGTGCTCTTCGTTGACGAGATACATAGGATGAAACCCGTCGTCCAGGAGACCCTCTATCCGGCGATGGAGGATTACGTTCTGGACATCACAATAGGACAGGGGCCGAGCGCAAATGTCGTCAGAATTCCTCTTCCGAAGTTCACGCTCGTCGGCGCGACCACGAGGGAAGGGTTGCTGACGGCTCCTTTCAGAAACAGGTTCGGAATACACCTCAGGCTCGACTATTACCGGCCCGAGGAGCTTAAAACGATCATACTGATGAACGCCGAAAAAGGCGGGATAAGGATAGAGGAGGATGCGGCCTATGAGATCGCATGTCGATCGCGCGGGACGCCGAGGATCGCCAAGAGACATCTGAGGAGGGTATGGGACTACGCGTTGGTTAAAGGGGATGGTGTCATCACGCTTCAGACCGTCAGAGAAGCTCTGGAGATGTATGGGATAGACGAACTGGGGCTGGAGGATATGGATCGCAGGATACTGCGGGTCATGATCGAGAAGTTCAACGGCGGCCCGGTCGGGCTGAACACCATAGCCACCGCCGTCAGTGAGGACGCCAGAACTGTCGAGGACGTATATGAGCCGTATCTCATCAAGCTCGGATTCATAACCCTCACCCCCAGGGGCAGGGTCGTGAACAGAGCCGCTTACGAACATCTGGGAATTCCCTGCGGAGACGAAAAACAGGAGATGCTGTGGAGGTGAGCGGTGTTGACCGGGTTTACGCCCATAGCCAAGATGATCATTCTAATGGGCGTTATACTGGTGTTTTTGGGGTTGTTCCTCCTGTTTGTGGATAAGACCCCCTTCCTAGGCAAACTTCCAGGGGATATATACATAAGACGTAAACACTTCACCTTCTACTTCCCCATCGTCACCTGCATAATCCTGAGCATCCTTCTCTCGCTGATCCTCAGGGTGATTCTGAGGAGATGAAGATGAGGGTTGATCTTTTTGATTACGATCTCCCTAAGGAGCTCATAGCGCAGTATCCATCGCCTCAGCGCGACCGATCGAGGCTGATGGTTTTAAACCGATCCGATGGAAGTATACGGCATACCCTTTTCTACAGGATAGGTGAGCATCTGCGTCCCGGAGATCTCCTGGTGATAAACGACACAAAGGTCATACCGGCAAGGCTTTTCGGGAGGAAGGCGAGAACGGGCGGACGAGTGGAGATGTTGCTTTTAAGGGAGGTGAAGCCCAGGATATGGGAGGTGCTTATCAAGCCCGTCAAGAAGCTCTACCCCGGCGTGATCATCGAGTTCGGGGACGGGGAGCTGGAGGCGAAGTTCTTGGGCCGCTCGCCAAGCGGGGTTTTTACGGTCAGCCTGAGATATGAGGGGGAGCTGAGGGAG
Proteins encoded in this region:
- the ruvB gene encoding Holliday junction branch migration DNA helicase RuvB; the protein is MNMEEEFEGYSLRPRNLDEFVGQEGVKDKLRIAIQAAKRMRRPLEHVLLVGPQGLGKTTLAEIIAHEMGVSFKPTIGPALERLDLSAILTNLQDGDVLFVDEIHRMKPVVQETLYPAMEDYVLDITIGQGPSANVVRIPLPKFTLVGATTREGLLTAPFRNRFGIHLRLDYYRPEELKTIILMNAEKGGIRIEEDAAYEIACRSRGTPRIAKRHLRRVWDYALVKGDGVITLQTVREALEMYGIDELGLEDMDRRILRVMIEKFNGGPVGLNTIATAVSEDARTVEDVYEPYLIKLGFITLTPRGRVVNRAAYEHLGIPCGDEKQEMLWR
- a CDS encoding DUF2905 domain-containing protein — protein: MIILMGVILVFLGLFLLFVDKTPFLGKLPGDIYIRRKHFTFYFPIVTCIILSILLSLILRVILRR